TCGACTGCAGTTCGGCGGACTGTTCTTCGAGACATGCGAAGAGTTCATTGATGGATGTCGGGGATGGGCACTCCGCGCGTGCGGTCGATATTGCGCACGTGAGCGCGAGCAGTCCCGTCAGGGAAATAAGACGATTCACGTCAACCTCGTTGGTGAGATGTAAGTTTAAATGGGCAAAGACGGCCGCTCACCGCGATCGCGGCGGGCTTAAAACTAGGCGAGGCGAGGAGGACGACGTCGAGCTTCGAGATCCGGCGCCGCCAGGAGATGGCGTTCCGCAAAGCGATTGCTTTTCGCAAAATGGACCATAAGGTTGCTGTCCGCTACGGGCGCTGACGTGAACAGACAGTGTCCGAAATGGGCATGCCCCGAATGGCAAGGGTCGCCGCAGGACTCTTGATCGGTGGTCTGGGGGGACGCGGAGTGTTCGGTCAGAATGGATCCGGAACCGACGCATTCTTGCTGATGTGACAGGGAGACGTCCGCGTCATGGGGTTTGACTTGAAGGGCACCGGAAATCAAAACCGTTCCCAACAGGGTCACGAGCATCAAAATGAGAAAACGCCCCAGTGCATTCACGCCTTCAATTTATCGGATCCCGTTGGAGTTGACAAGGGAAGCTTTGGCATCCCTCATGTCCGCGTTCGGAAGTCCCGGCCGACTCAGGCCGGGACTTCCATTCAGATAAGAAGGAAAATTCTCGTTACTTCTTACCGACTTGCAGATCAAAGCGATCGTTGTTCATGACTTTGTTCCAAGCGGCGACGAAATCACTCAAAAACCTCTGCTGTCCATCGTTCGCGGCGTAGAGTTCCGCGAGCGCGCGCAGCTCCGAATGCGAGCCGATCAGCAGGTCGACGGGAGTCGCCGTCCACTTGACCGCACCGGTCTTGCGATCGACACCTTCATACATTCCGGCGGTTTTCGCTTTTTGCCACTTGGTCGACATATCGAGAAGGTTCACGAAAACGTCGTTGGTCAACTGACCCGGACGATTCGTGAACACTCCGTTTTTCGAACCGTCGGCGTTGATGTTGATGGCGCGCAGACCGCCCATCAAGACCGCCGCTTCCGGAACGCTCAATCCTAACATGTACGCGCGGTCGACGAACGAGTCCACCGGGGACAGATAGTTGCCCGGACCGAAGTAGTTGCGGAACGCGTCCGCTTTCGGCTCGAGGAAGGCGTAGGACTGAACGTCCGTCTGCTCTTGAGTCGCGTCGCCGCGACCCAAAGTCACGGGAACCGTGATCTTTTGTCCCGCGTCTTGCGCCGCTTTTTCGATGCCGGCCGCGCCGCCGATGACGATCAGGTCCGCCATTGAAACCTTCTTGTTGCTCCAAGCCGACTTGTTGAAGTCGTTCTGGATCTTCTCGTAGGCCGCGAGCACCTTCGCGGTGGCCGCGGGGCTGTTCACCGCCCAGTCTTTCGCGGGAGCTAGACGCAGACGCGCGCCATTCGCGCCGCCACGCATGTCGGTCTTGCGGTAAGACGCCGCCGAAGCCCACGCCGTGCGCACGAGATCCGAAGTCGAAAGTCCCGCGTCCAGGATCTTTTTCTTCAAACCATTCGCGTCGCTTTCGCTGATCTGTTTGTAGTCGGGGGTCGTGATGGGGTCTTGCCAGAGCAGAACCTCGGCCGGAATTTCGCTGCCGACGTAACGCGCGCGCGGTCCCAGATCACGGTGCGTGAGTTTGAACCAGGCCTTCGCGAAGGCGACTTCGAACTCGCGCGGATGCTCGAGCCAGCGCCGGGTGATTTTGCCGTACTCGGGATCCATCCGCAGCGCCATGTCCGTGGTGAACATGATCGGTGCGTGACGTTTCTTCGGGTCGTGCGCATCGGGCACCATCGAGGCACCTTGGCCGCCCGAGGGGATCCACTGCGTGCCGCCCGCGGGACTTTTGCTTTTCACCCAGTCCCACGCGTAAAGGTTCGCGAGGAATTGGTGTGTCCACTGCGTCGGCGACGCGGTCCATGCGCCTTCGAGGCCCGAGGTCGTTGCGTCGGCGCCAACGCCGGTGCCGCATTTGTTCTTCCAACCCATGCCTTGCTCTTCAACACCGGCGGCGCCGGGCTCGACGGCCACGCATTTGTCGGGACGATGACGGCCGTGCGCTTTACCGAACGTGTGTCCACCCGCGATCAATGCGACGGTTTCTTCGTCGTTCATCGCCATGCGGCCGAAGGTCTCGCGGATGTCTTTTCCTGCCGCGATGGGATCGGGATTACCGCCCGGGCCTTCCGGATTGACGTAGATCAAACCCATTTGGACTGCGGCCAGAGGGCCGTCGAGTTTGCGGGCTTTTTTGTCTTTGTTTTCTTTGTAACGCTCGTCCGCGAGCCACTTCTTTTCCGGGCCCCAGTAAACGAGGTCCGCTTCCCAATCGTCGGTGCGGCCACCGGCGAAGCCGAAGGTTTTGAAACCCATGGATTCGAGGGCGACGTTGCCGGTGAGGACCATCAAGTCCGCCCACGACAGCGCGTTGCCGTACTTTTGTTTGATGGGCCAGAGCAGACGGCGCGCTTTATCGAGGTTCGCGTTGTCGGGCCAGCTGTTCAGCGGCTCGAAACGTTGTTGGCCGCCGCCGGCGCCACCACGCCCGTCAACCGTGCGGTAGGTGCCCGCACTATGCCACGCCATACGGATGAAGAACGGACCGTAGTGTCCCCAGTCCGCGGGCCACCAGTCTTGCGACGTTTTCATCACCTTCTCAATATCGGCTTTCACCGCTTTGAGATCGAGTTTCTTGAACTCTTCGGCATAGTTGTAATGCGCGAGGGGATTGGATTCGATCCCGTGTTGGCGCAAAGGACTCAGGTCCACGCGCTCGGGCCACCAGAACTGATTCGACATCGTTTGCACGATGGTGGTGGTGTGGGCAGCGGTACTTTTCAGTTGTCCCTCTTTTTGCGCGTAGGACGTGAGGGGGAGGGTCAACGCGAGCAGCGCGATCCCTTGAATTTTCAGTCGAAGCATAGGCTCTCTTTCTCCGGTTGAAAGGTTGGGGTTTTCGTCTTTGAACGACGCTTCACGATGCCGCCCCCGTCCGGATTCGTACAATACTTAAAACCTATCGCGGGATAGAGGATGTCTATTCTGTTTCCGCATGCGCGGGAAAATCCGTGCGGGAGAAGCATGAGCAGTGAGTCACGCCCATCTGTTCTCCCGTGGCGCGCACTTTTCCGCCTTGGCGCCGCTGTGCTTCATTCCATATTAAACTTTGCTAAGCGGCTTCGCCGACGAGTTCAGCAGAGACGTCTTTTTCTCCTCAAAATCTGAAATCGATGCGGGATATTTTCCCGCTTCAGCAAAGAAGCGGCCATCGAAATCGCTCCCTAATTTCCTCAATTTCTGAAGAAAGTTGTAAGCGCCACTTTTGCAGGCGAATAGAAAATCTTCGCTTTTTAGCGTCGATCACATTGAAGTGAGCGACTGAAATTTTGATCGAGATCGTTAAACCGGATCAATGGAGGATTCGATGGAACGAGTCGTTGTCGTAGGAAAACCCAAATCCAAAGGGAAAGCCTCGAATAAACCTCTGCCTGCTCCGAGGGGCGCGGACGTCGGCCCTTCGCTGAGTGAATCCTCGCGCCTCAGCTCCCCAGACCTGCGCACCCAACTTCGCGATTTACATAAAGTCGTCAAGGCCGTTCGTAACGGTGATTTCTCTGTACGGATGAGTGTCGAGTCGGAGGGGATCGTCGCCGAGATCGGCGAGGTCTTAAACGACATCATCGAACACAACGAAAATATGGCCAATGAATTCGTCCGCGTTCGGAGCATCATCGGTCTGGAAGGCCGCATGACCGAGCGGGTGAATATGGGGTCGGTCAAGGGATCGTGGGCGACTTCGGTCGACTCGGTGAACTTGATGATCTCGGATCTGGCGCACCCGACAACGGAAGTCGCGCGGGTCATCACCTCCGTCGCCAAAGGGGATTTGTCGCAAAAGATGTATCTCGAAGTCGACTCGCGCCCCGTGAAAGGGGAGTTTTTGCGGATCGGAACCACGGTGAACGCCATGGTCGATCAGCTGAACTCGTTCGCGTCGGAGGTGACCCGGGTCGCGAAAGAGGTCGGAACCGAAGGAAAGCTCGGCGGTCAGGCGAACGTCGGCGGCGTGAGCGGGGTTTGGAAAGATCTGACGGATAACGTGAACGTCCTTGCGGGAAACTTGACGGATCAGGTCCGGAATATCGCGAAGGTCACCACCGCCGTTGCGAAAGGCGACTTGTCGCAAAAAATTACGGTCGACGCCCGCGGCGAGATCATGGAACTCAAAAACACGATCAACACGATGGTCGATCAGCTTTCGTCCTTCGCTTCGGAGGTCACGCGGGTCGCGAAGGACGTCGGTACCGAAGGAAAGCTTGGCGGTCAGGCGAACGTCAAAGGGGTCAGCGGCGTCTGGAAAGATCTGACCGATAACGTGAACGGTCTGGCCGATAACTTGACGGCGCAGGTTCGTAACATCGCGAAGGTGACGACCGCGGTCGCGACGGGCGACTTGTCGCAGAAAATTACGGTCGACGCCCGTGGCGAGATCATGGAACTGAAAAATACGATCAACACGATGGTCGATCAGCTGCGGTCCTTCGCGGCCGAGGTCACCCGGGTCGCGAAAGAGGTCGGTACCGAAGGACGACTGGGCGGACAGGCCGACGTCAAAGGGGTCAGCGGAACTTGGAAAGATCTGACGGATAACGTGAATGGTCTTGCGAACAACTTGACCGCGCAGGTTCGTAACATCGCGAAGGTGACCACCGCGGTCGCGAACGGCGACTTGTCACAAAAGATCACGGTCGACGCCAAGGGCGAGATCTTGGAGCTCAAAGATACCATCAACACGATGGTCGATACGCTGCGCTCGTTCGCCGCGGAGGTGACCCGGGTGGCGAAGGAAGTCGGTACCGAAGGGAAACTCGGCGGTCAGGCGGACGTCAAAGGCGTCAGCGGAACGTGGAAGGACTTGACCGATAACGTGAACGCCATGGCCTCGAACTTGACGGTCCAGCTTCGTGACGTCTCGAAGGTCGCGACCGCCATCGCGACGGGGGACTTGTCCCAGAAGATCACGGTCGACGTGAAGGGCGAGATCCTGCAGATCAAAGACGTGATCAACAAGATGGTCGATCAGCTGGGGTCTTTCGCGGCCGAGGTCACGCGGGTCGCGAAGGAAGTCGGTACCGAAGGAAAGCTCGGCGGTCAGGCGGACGTCAAAGGCGTCAGCGGAACGTGGAAAGATCTGACGGACAACGTGAACGTCCTTGCCGGAAACTTGACGGATCAGGTCCGGAACATCGCGAAAGTGACGACGGCGGTCGCAAAGGGCGACTTGTCGCAAAAGATCACGGTCGACGCCCGGGGCGAGATCTTCGAGCTGAAGAATACGATCAACGTCATGGTCGATCAGCTGAACTCGTTCGCCGCCGAGGTCACGCGGGTCGCGAAGGAAGTCGGAACCGAAGGAAAGCTCGGCGGTCAGGCGGACGTGAAGGGCGTCAGCGGAACGTGGAAGGACTTGACCGATAACGTGAATCAGCTGGCCGGAAACTTGACGAGTCAGGTCCGGAACATCGCGAAGGTCACGACGGCCGTCGCGAACGGGGACTTGTCGCAGAAGATCACGGTCGACGCGAAAGGCGAGATCTCGGAACTTAAAAATACGATCAACGTCATGGTCGATCAGCTGAACTCGTTCGCCGCGGAGGTCACGCGGGTCGCGAAAGAGGTCGGTACCGAAGGAAAACTCGGAGGCCAGGCGGAAGTCCGCGGGGTCAGCGGAGTCTGGAAGGATTTGACCGATAACGTGAACTTCATGGCCCTCAACCTGACGAAACAGGTCCGGGGGATCGTGAAGGTCGTCACCGCGGTCGCCAACGGCGACCTCAACCAGAAGTTCGTCATCGAAGCGAAAGGGGAGGTCGCGGCCCTCGCCGAAACGATCAACTCCATGACCGATACGCTCAGGACTTTCGCGGATCAGGTGACCTCGGTCGCCCGCGAGGTCGGTATCGAAGGAAAGCTCGGCGGTCAGGCGAAGGTTCCGGGGGCGCGGGAACGTGGAAGGATTTGACCGACAACGTGAACCAGCTGGCCGGAAACTTGACGAGCCAGGTCCGCGCGATCGCGGAAGTCTCGACGGCGGTGACGAAAGGGGATCTGACCCGGTCCATCACGGTCGAAGCCCAAGGCGAGGTCGCCGCACTCTCGGATAACATCAACCAGATGATCTCGAATCTGAAAGACACGACGTCGAAAAACACCGAGCAGGATTGGCTGAAGACGAACCTGGCGCGATTCTCGGGCATGATGCAGGGGCAGCGCTCGATCACGGCGGTCGCCCAGCTGATCATGTCGGAATTGACTCCGCTGGTGGACGCCCGTCACGGGGCCTTCTTCATGGCGGAAAACGACAAGGACGAAATGTCTTTGAACTTGGTGGCGAGCTACGCGTTCACCGAGCGCCGGACGGTTTCGAACAAATACCGCATGAAGGAAGGTCTGGTCGGTCAGTGCGCGTTCGAGAAAAAACGCATCCTGATCGTGCAACCCGAAGACAACTACGTTCGTATCAGCTCGTCTTTGATCGAAATCACGCCGAAGAACTTGATCGTTTTGCCGGTGCTTTTCGAGGGCGAACTGAAAGCCGTCATCGAACTGGCCTCGCTGAAGCCCTTTACGCAGAACTACCTGAGCTTCTTGGATCAGCTGATGGATTCCGTCGGCGTCATCTTGAACATGATTTCGTCCAACATGCGGACGGAAGAGCTGCTGCAAGAGCTGAAGCGCTCGAATGCGGAGCTGGAAGATCAGGCGCTCGAACTCGAGGACAAAGCGAAGCTGCTTGAAATCAAAAACCAAGAGGTCGAGCTAGCCTCGCGGTCTTTGGAGGAAAAAGCCGAGCAGCTGTCCTTGATCTCGAAGTACAAGTCGGAATTCTTGGCGAATATGTCCCACGAGCTACGGACGCCGCTGAATAGTCTGCTGATTCTGTCGAAGACCTTGGCGGACAACAAAGACGGCAACTTGTCGCTGGATCAAGTGAAGTACGCCCGTACGGTGCATTCGGCGGGGAACGATCTGCTGGGATTGATCAACGAAATCTTGGATCTGTCGAAGGTCGAAGCCGGCAAAATGCAGGTCACGCCGAAAGAGGTGGAGGTCACCGGCATCCGCGCTTATTTGGAGCAGACCTTCCGGCCCGTTGCCGAACACAAGGGGCTGGATTTCGCGATCGAGGTGGGCGCGGGAGTTCCGAAGCTCCTGCTCACCGACGAGAGCCGCCTGCAGCAGATCCTCAAGAACTTGCTGTCGAACGCCTTCAAATTCACCGAGCGCGGTTCGGTCCGCTTGAACATCCTGCGCACGATGGCGGCGAGTGGCCAGGGACAGATCGTGTTCGCGGTGACCGATACGGGGATCGGTATTCCGTTCGACAAACAGAAACTGATCTTCGAGGCCTTCCAACAGGCCGATGGCACCACCAGCCGGAAGTACGGTGGCACCGGACTGGGACTGACGATCTCGCGTGAAATCGCGCGGCTCTTAGGGGGCGCGATCGAAGTCGAAAGCGATCCCGGTCGCGGTTCGGTCTTCCGTTTACAACTTCCCGAAAAGTACATCGGGCCGGACGTCACCAGCGCGGTGGACGAACGTGAAACACTGCCGCCGCGGGCCGCGCTGCCCGAAGCCGCGGATTTCACCGGGCGTCGCGTTTTGATCGTCGATGACGATATCCGCAACATCTTCGCGGTGAATAGCGTTTTGAAAGCGCGGGGCATGAATGTCATGCACGCCGAGAACGGGAAACAAGCGCTCGAGATGCTGGACCGTTATCCGGGTTTCGAAGTCGTCCTGATGGACACGATGATGCCCGAGATGGACGGCCTTGAGGCGACCCGCCATATTCGGAGCCACAGCGCGCATCGGATGATTCCGATCATCTCGTTGACCGCGAAAGCGATGAAAGGGGACCGCGAGAAGTGCCTCGAGTCGGGAGCGACGGACTACCTGACGAAGCCGGTCGATGAGGACAGCTTGCTGTCGGCCATTTTCCAGTGGCTCCCGGCTAAGGAAGAAGCGCGTGCTGAATAGACGCACGATCGACATCCTGATCGCCGACGACCGCGAGGACGGGCTGATCGCCCTCGAAGCGGTCCTTGGCGACGAAAAGAATTACCGCCTGGTGAAGGCGCGATCGGGGCGTGAAGCTTTAGAGCTCGTGCCCGAATACGATTTCGCGATGCTTTTGCTGGACGTGCAGATGCCCGAGATGGATGGCGTGCAAACTGCCGACGCCATCCGGCGCGTCCCGGGCTATGAAGCCGTGCCGATTCTTTTTGTCACCGCGATCAACAAAGACGAGCAACACGTCTACCGCGGCTATGAAGTGGGCGCGGTGGATTACATCTTCAAGCCCTTCGACCCCATCATCCTGAAGTCGAAGGTCGCGTTCTTCGCCGAACTGCACCGTCGAAAAATCATGATCATGGAACAGGCGCAGAAGCTCAGCGAAGCCGAGCAGCGCACGCGCGAGTTGCAGATCCAAAAAATCGAGATCGAAAACCAACGCCGCTACCACAATCTAGCCGACGCGATCCCGCACATGGTGGTCAAAGCCAATGGCGACGGCGAGGTCGATTACCTGAATCAGCAGTGGACCGCCTACACGGGGCTGGGCCTGGAGGCGATGGGACGTGGCTGGTTCCGCGCGCTTCATCCGGACGATCGCGAACGTGTCGTGACGGAGTGGCGCTTCGCCGTCGCGCAGGGACGTGCCTTCGAGGCCGAGGCCCGCCTGCGCCGACACGACGGCGTGCACCGTTGGCATCTGGTGAAGTCCGAGCCCGAAATGAACGCGGCCGGAAAGATCGTCGCTTGGTTGAGCACTTGTACCGACATCGAGGATCGTAAACGTTTCGAAGAAGAACTCGTCGATGCCCGTCAAGCGGCCGAGGCGGCGAACAACGCGAAAACCCACTTCTTGGCGAATATGAGTCACGAAATCCGCACGCCCTTGAACGCGGTCATGGGGTTTTCGGCTCTGCTTACCGATAGCGATATCTCGCTTGCGGACAAAATGAAAAGCGTCACGATCGTACAGCGCAATTGCCAACAGCTCCTGCGCATCGTGGATGAGCTTTTGGATCTTTCTAAAGTGGAAGCGGGCGAACTGAGCGTCGAGAAGATCGAAACGCCCGTCATTGAGCTTTTGCAAGAAGTGAAAACGGTCATGCTTGCCCAAGCGGTCAAGAAGGGCATCGCGCTTTCCATGACCCTTTCGAGCAGCGTACCCGCGAAGATCGTCACGGATTTCACGCGGCTAAGACAGATTCTGCTCAATATCATCGGTAACGCGATCAAATTCACCAATGAAGGAACGGTCACCGTCGGGACGCGCTTTTACACCGACATGGGCGGGAAGTCCTATATGGAGTTTTCGGTGAGCGACACCGGGATCGGCATCGAAGAGGGCAGCTTGCACAAGATCTTCAAGCCGTTCTCGCAAGCGGACTCGACCACCACGCGTCTCTTCGGCGGCACGGGGTTGGGGTTGGCGCTCTCGCGACGGCTGGCGCGCGCGATGGGCGGTGACGTCACGCTCGCCCGCAGTCAGCCGGGCGTGGGCAGCATGTTCGTCGTCAGTATCGAAGCCGAAGTCGTGCCCGAGTCATCCTGGTATACGAAAGCGCGCGAGGACTTCGCGCTCGAGGCCGCCGTCATCGCGCAAGATATGGAAAGCGATTGCCTGGCCGGGAAGCGCATCCTGTTGGTCGAAGACGCCGAAGACAATCAAGTGCTGATTCAGTTCTTCTTAAACCATACGGGAGCGATTCTGGAGATCGCGCAAAATGGGGAAGAGGGGATCGATAAAGCGCTTCACAACGACTACGAGGCGGTCTTGATGGACATCCAGATGCCGCTCGTCGACGGTTACCAGGCGACCTCGCGTTTGCGGGCGGCAGGTTACGATAAGCCGATCATCGCCCTGACCGCGCATGCGCTTCAAGAGCAGCGCGAGAAATGTATGGAGACCGGCTGCAATGGGCACCTGACGAAGCCCATCAGTCGGCGTCTGCTAATTGAATCACTGATGAGGGTTACGAATTGACCACGGACGGAATCGGCGAGGACGTTCGCCAGTTCATATTCGAATCGATCGATTCGGTCGAGCAGCTCGAGGTCTTAATCTACCTGCGGCATCATCCGGATACGAGTCACTTCCCGGAAGAGATCAGTCAGGTCATGCGGAGCACTCCCGAATCGGTCGCGGTGCGGATGCTGACGCTCGAACGTCAGGGTTTTATCACCGGTGATCGTAAGCTCGGGTTTAAGTACCGTCCCGATTCGGGCGCCGATGATGTCATCGGTCGTGCGGAAGAGTCCTTCCGCAGTCGCCCCCACACCGTCATGGAAATGATATTTTCGCCGATGAAAAAAGCGCGTGGCTTTGCCGAGGCCTTTATCGTGAAGCGCAGAAAAAGTGAGGATCCCAATGGCTGATCTCGTTTACGTTCTTTGCGGTGTGACCTGCGTCGCTTGCGCGGTGCTGTTGTTCCGCGCGTATCGTCGGACGGGGACGCAACTTCTGATGTGGAGTGCGCTCTGCTTCGGTCTTTTTGCTTTGAACAATTCGGTCCTCGTCATGGATGTCGTCGTCTTTCCCGAGCGGGATTTCCAGGGGCTTTTATGGCGTAATGCTTTAGGTTCGGGGGCCGGGGCGGTCCTTTTGTTCGGCTTGATCTGGGAGCTGACATGATCATGACCTTCACGCTCTTTCTTTCAGGCGTCATGGGGACGACCTTCGCCGCTTCGGGAATCTTCTTCCTGAAGTTTTGGAAGGCCTCGCGTGATCCATTTTTCCTTTATTTCGCTTTCGCCTGTGAGCTGATCGCGCTGGAGCGCATTGCCGCCGTGACTCTGCACGCGGTCTACGGTCCGCACGATACGGTTCCGGATTTGCGGATGGGGATTTACATCATTCGTTTGGCGGCCTTCGTGTTGATGCTGGTCGCGATCGTGCAACGAAATCGCGCTTCGGGGCAGCGTTACTAGTCCTCCGGACTATTCTTCGCCGTGCCCCAGCCGGGGCGCGGCTTTACGCTCGCGCGCGAGTTTCTTCGCGCTGACTTGGGTTTTCATTTCCGGACAACGGGCCGACTTCCATTGCGAGAGGGGCGTGATACGCGCGCTGGCTTTGCGGAAGAGCGCGAAGCCCGCGCGTTTTTCGACCTGCCGTGGGCTGACCTGCTGACGAAGGGGGAGCGTTCCGGACGGCGTATTCTGTTCGTAAATAAACGCCGCGATTTTGCGCGGCGGAGTGTGGTCGACGATCACTTTGTAAAAGGCTTCGGGGATGGGGACCCGGCTCTTCAGGAGCTTCGGTTTCGCTCCCAGAAGGGGCCCCGTGATGATCGTGACCCGCTCTTCGCCGCAGGCCCAGTCGCGGGCGCG
The window above is part of the Pseudobdellovibrionaceae bacterium genome. Proteins encoded here:
- the katG gene encoding catalase/peroxidase HPI, giving the protein MLRLKIQGIALLALTLPLTSYAQKEGQLKSTAAHTTTIVQTMSNQFWWPERVDLSPLRQHGIESNPLAHYNYAEEFKKLDLKAVKADIEKVMKTSQDWWPADWGHYGPFFIRMAWHSAGTYRTVDGRGGAGGGQQRFEPLNSWPDNANLDKARRLLWPIKQKYGNALSWADLMVLTGNVALESMGFKTFGFAGGRTDDWEADLVYWGPEKKWLADERYKENKDKKARKLDGPLAAVQMGLIYVNPEGPGGNPDPIAAGKDIRETFGRMAMNDEETVALIAGGHTFGKAHGRHRPDKCVAVEPGAAGVEEQGMGWKNKCGTGVGADATTSGLEGAWTASPTQWTHQFLANLYAWDWVKSKSPAGGTQWIPSGGQGASMVPDAHDPKKRHAPIMFTTDMALRMDPEYGKITRRWLEHPREFEVAFAKAWFKLTHRDLGPRARYVGSEIPAEVLLWQDPITTPDYKQISESDANGLKKKILDAGLSTSDLVRTAWASAASYRKTDMRGGANGARLRLAPAKDWAVNSPAATAKVLAAYEKIQNDFNKSAWSNKKVSMADLIVIGGAAGIEKAAQDAGQKITVPVTLGRGDATQEQTDVQSYAFLEPKADAFRNYFGPGNYLSPVDSFVDRAYMLGLSVPEAAVLMGGLRAININADGSKNGVFTNRPGQLTNDVFVNLLDMSTKWQKAKTAGMYEGVDRKTGAVKWTATPVDLLIGSHSELRALAELYAANDGQQRFLSDFVAAWNKVMNNDRFDLQVGKK
- a CDS encoding response regulator; the encoded protein is MLNRRTIDILIADDREDGLIALEAVLGDEKNYRLVKARSGREALELVPEYDFAMLLLDVQMPEMDGVQTADAIRRVPGYEAVPILFVTAINKDEQHVYRGYEVGAVDYIFKPFDPIILKSKVAFFAELHRRKIMIMEQAQKLSEAEQRTRELQIQKIEIENQRRYHNLADAIPHMVVKANGDGEVDYLNQQWTAYTGLGLEAMGRGWFRALHPDDRERVVTEWRFAVAQGRAFEAEARLRRHDGVHRWHLVKSEPEMNAAGKIVAWLSTCTDIEDRKRFEEELVDARQAAEAANNAKTHFLANMSHEIRTPLNAVMGFSALLTDSDISLADKMKSVTIVQRNCQQLLRIVDELLDLSKVEAGELSVEKIETPVIELLQEVKTVMLAQAVKKGIALSMTLSSSVPAKIVTDFTRLRQILLNIIGNAIKFTNEGTVTVGTRFYTDMGGKSYMEFSVSDTGIGIEEGSLHKIFKPFSQADSTTTRLFGGTGLGLALSRRLARAMGGDVTLARSQPGVGSMFVVSIEAEVVPESSWYTKAREDFALEAAVIAQDMESDCLAGKRILLVEDAEDNQVLIQFFLNHTGAILEIAQNGEEGIDKALHNDYEAVLMDIQMPLVDGYQATSRLRAAGYDKPIIALTAHALQEQREKCMETGCNGHLTKPISRRLLIESLMRVTN
- a CDS encoding response regulator encodes the protein MNQLAGNLTSQVRAIAEVSTAVTKGDLTRSITVEAQGEVAALSDNINQMISNLKDTTSKNTEQDWLKTNLARFSGMMQGQRSITAVAQLIMSELTPLVDARHGAFFMAENDKDEMSLNLVASYAFTERRTVSNKYRMKEGLVGQCAFEKKRILIVQPEDNYVRISSSLIEITPKNLIVLPVLFEGELKAVIELASLKPFTQNYLSFLDQLMDSVGVILNMISSNMRTEELLQELKRSNAELEDQALELEDKAKLLEIKNQEVELASRSLEEKAEQLSLISKYKSEFLANMSHELRTPLNSLLILSKTLADNKDGNLSLDQVKYARTVHSAGNDLLGLINEILDLSKVEAGKMQVTPKEVEVTGIRAYLEQTFRPVAEHKGLDFAIEVGAGVPKLLLTDESRLQQILKNLLSNAFKFTERGSVRLNILRTMAASGQGQIVFAVTDTGIGIPFDKQKLIFEAFQQADGTTSRKYGGTGLGLTISREIARLLGGAIEVESDPGRGSVFRLQLPEKYIGPDVTSAVDERETLPPRAALPEAADFTGRRVLIVDDDIRNIFAVNSVLKARGMNVMHAENGKQALEMLDRYPGFEVVLMDTMMPEMDGLEATRHIRSHSAHRMIPIISLTAKAMKGDREKCLESGATDYLTKPVDEDSLLSAIFQWLPAKEEARAE
- a CDS encoding HAMP domain-containing protein, whose amino-acid sequence is MERVVVVGKPKSKGKASNKPLPAPRGADVGPSLSESSRLSSPDLRTQLRDLHKVVKAVRNGDFSVRMSVESEGIVAEIGEVLNDIIEHNENMANEFVRVRSIIGLEGRMTERVNMGSVKGSWATSVDSVNLMISDLAHPTTEVARVITSVAKGDLSQKMYLEVDSRPVKGEFLRIGTTVNAMVDQLNSFASEVTRVAKEVGTEGKLGGQANVGGVSGVWKDLTDNVNVLAGNLTDQVRNIAKVTTAVAKGDLSQKITVDARGEIMELKNTINTMVDQLSSFASEVTRVAKDVGTEGKLGGQANVKGVSGVWKDLTDNVNGLADNLTAQVRNIAKVTTAVATGDLSQKITVDARGEIMELKNTINTMVDQLRSFAAEVTRVAKEVGTEGRLGGQADVKGVSGTWKDLTDNVNGLANNLTAQVRNIAKVTTAVANGDLSQKITVDAKGEILELKDTINTMVDTLRSFAAEVTRVAKEVGTEGKLGGQADVKGVSGTWKDLTDNVNAMASNLTVQLRDVSKVATAIATGDLSQKITVDVKGEILQIKDVINKMVDQLGSFAAEVTRVAKEVGTEGKLGGQADVKGVSGTWKDLTDNVNVLAGNLTDQVRNIAKVTTAVAKGDLSQKITVDARGEIFELKNTINVMVDQLNSFAAEVTRVAKEVGTEGKLGGQADVKGVSGTWKDLTDNVNQLAGNLTSQVRNIAKVTTAVANGDLSQKITVDAKGEISELKNTINVMVDQLNSFAAEVTRVAKEVGTEGKLGGQAEVRGVSGVWKDLTDNVNFMALNLTKQVRGIVKVVTAVANGDLNQKFVIEAKGEVAALAETINSMTDTLRTFADQVTSVAREVGIEGKLGGQAKVPGARERGRI